ATGATTCTACTTTTCCTCTTACCAAGACCCAAGCCAATCTATGCATTATCTTGGGCTAAGAGTAACGAAGCTTACAAACCTTCACTTTCGTTTACCATACCTATCTTCTCCTAGCAGTATTCTGGACCATGCATTTGTCCTCTGTTTCCGCATTTCCTCATGCAACCGACAGACTCGTTACCAAGAATGCCGTTTTGGATGGAGATCATCTCCGCGTCTAGATGAGTAGCGTTAGCTACACTGTAAGAAAGCGACTTCTTGTCGCACCATAATGTCTCTTTCCGGAACACAACCCAAAAAAGAACCCTTGGGACAGTAGGATTCCACCAAGGATTCTTTTCCGGAGTATGCATCTTTTTATACACTGTTGATTTATCAACGTTTTCTCAGTAGGTGGTTGAGAAACTAATGTATAAGAAGTGCACCTTTTATACATATGTTAACCTCTATAAAAAATTGCCTATATGCGAAAAATATGATGAAAATAGCTTATTCCATACATCAAATATGTATGAGCTCTACTAAAAGCAGCCAAAATAATCACGGTTGCTCTTTTTTTGCCTAAAATCGTGTTGCTAGCGAACTCATACGCAAAATTAAAAGTCTTTTCGTGAGTAGTTGTATTAGTAATTTCCTCATACTACCTCTTATTTTCTTCAACACAAATCAAATAATACGTTTAGGAGGTTAATTAAATGTCATTAAGAGATAGACTTAGACCTCCTCGATCAGTTCGTAGAGCAGCTAGGTCTCTTGATCCAAGCAAGGTTTTAACCGGAGAAGTTTCTACAGGAGAATAGTTTGGAGTAGACTTAAATCCAGGTGATTTTAAATCAGTAACAGATAATACTGATGAGAAAGCTAAAGAATACAGTAATAGTGAAAGAGAAAATAAAAATTACTGTGATTGTGTAGTTGCGGTAGCTGGTGCTGCTCTTGGGGGACCTGTAGGAGCAGGGCTAGGTGCCTTAGGCGGTTTTCCTGCAGCAAGGATAGCTTGTGGACGAATTTATACTTCTGGACCTTGTGAATAATAAAATGGAAGAAGTGATCTTTATGCTCCCTTTTGCTGGAATGTTTGAGGATGGTCTTAATGGAGGATTTAACCCTAGAAACCAGGCACGCGAACAGGTTAACGCTATTGCAAATCAGAGAGCTAAAAATTATAGTGAAAGTGAAAGAGAAAATAAAAACTATTCTAATTGTGTTGCTGTAGTGTCTGTTGAATGTGCTAACGATAGTAGTATTTTTGATGGGGCTGGAATTGAAGGAATAATGGCTGACGGTGACATTGCTGTAGCAAAGATAGCTTGTGGTCGCATATATAAATCAGAACCATCAGAATAATAAAAAGCGCAATCAAGTAATACAACTAGGAAGTGTTTTTATGCCAGAACACGGTTTCAATCAAACACATGATAATAACAATCATAGCAATAGTTATGATACAAACGGTGGAAGTATCCAACCAGTAGATGTACCCCAATCTGTCGGAAATAAAATTCCTGCTGAAAACGATGGACTAACTGGAAAAGTAAATGCAAACCTCGGATACCATCCAAAAAAATAGCACGAAAAAACCGCCCTACAAAAGTAAGACGGTTCTCCGATAAGTTTTATCTTACAAAACTAAAACCATGTAGAATTTTTATATTTTGGAAATTATACCATTTAACGAAAAAAAGAGCAACCCTAAAGTTACTCTTTCTCTCAGCAAAAACTAACACAAAATGTGTGCATTGGTGTTCAAGGAGTGTTCAATAAAGTATACCTTTACGGACTTTTCTTTTATATAAGAAATCTATTATTTTTATCGTTCGTTTAAATTTGAAAATAAATTACGAACGTCTTATAAAATGCATCCACTTTTACGAACGTTTTTAATGGAATAAGAGGAAGAGAACCACAAATGAGGTATAAAAATAGAAAACAGAAGATTTGGATACATACGTGTGAGCAGTCGAGATCAAAATGAAGGTCGTCAACTTCAATCAATGCAAGAAGTTGGTATTTCTCCCCGTGATATTTTTTAGAAAGATACTCGTTAATAAAAAGGCTTTGTCTAATAAAAAAAGGCTTCCTAAAGAGAGAAGTAGTTCACAAGTGTAACTACTTCCTTATGATTTTATACTAGTCTTTTATAATGATACTACTGTATGTTATTCATTCTTGATTGGTTGAAGATACTCAGTTTTGGGTAGTGAAATTTGATGAGATACGGGAGAAGCAATAATCAAAGATGTATTGACTTTACCATAAAGGCTTAAACGGTTTGTAAAGTCTTCTAACTGTTTTATGGATGAAACTGCAGTTTTCATAAAATAACTGTTTATTCCGGTTATCCGATGACATTCTAAAATATCTTTTTCTCCTTTGATAATTTCTTCAAATTGCTGAGTTTTTATTTTTAAATTTGCTATTTGAATAATTGCTTTTACACTTTTTCCAATTGCGTTAGGTGAAATAATTACCGTAAAACCTTGTATTACACCATTTTTTTCTAAACGTTGTAGTCTTTTTCTTATGCTTAATTGACTTAGAAGTAATTTTTTAGATAATTCACTGACAGTAATTCTACTATCTTCTTGTATAAATTGCAGTAAGCTACGATCAATCAAATCCATTTTCATCATCACCCCATCTTCAAATAAAATTGTTCTTATATTCCTTTATCAAGACACTATTAGCATGAATCTAAAAAGGATACTTGACTATAGATGTTTATTATATTAATAAATCAATCGTTAAATCTGTTTTTAATCTTGATAGTTAGAAATAAACCAAATTTAAGATAATAAGTTAAAAAATTAAATAGATGACTTGTAATACCTTAACAGAAAATCCTTCAACGCAAGACGATACTATACTATAAGTCCAACATTATATACCTAACAGGTATCAAAGGTTCAACGAAGTACTTGTTTCTTATTGTAATTACAACTCCCACAACCTCCACAATTCACCCGTAGATTTGTTTTACTGCAATTTATCTTTGTGTCTTCGAGATGTTGCAAAATATCTGAAAGAAGATCATTGACACTATCACTGACAATGTTTTTACCGTTGACTAATGCAAATGGCTGTACTAAACATTGGCCGCAATAAAGCAAACATTTTTCTTCTATAATTTCAACATTTGAAATTTGTTGCAATTTTTCTTTTACATCATAGAGCTCTTCTTCAAAATTACAAGGGCAAAACTTAACAATATATTCCATTTAATTCTCTCCTTTAGACTAATAATTTGTTGATAGGATTTAGAATGATTTTACAAATTTTTTAAAAAAAGATGCAAGAATATACAGCGACGCATTCGTGCTTTATCACGTTAAGGAGGAAACCTTTCACAGAATAAACGCTTCAATGTAAGCGCTTGCTTAACAAGAAAACTAGTTATAATATTTAGATTGTTGGAAATATTATCCCCTTATTCGGGAATAAAACTATTCATCTATTAAAAAATAGGAGGTTGTTTCAATGTCTGAAAAAGTATTAGAAACGAAAAAAACAAAAAAAGAAGAAATCTTTCCGGTGCAAAGCATCCACCACTTAGAACTATATGTAGGGAATGCGAAGCAAGCTGCTTATTTTTATTCAAATGCCTTTGGTTTCAAAGTTAAGGCTTACCGTGGATTAGAGACAGGTTGTCGTGATCGTGTTTCTTATGTGCTTGAACAAGGAGCAATTCGTCTAGTGGTTACCGGAAGTCTTGAGGAGACTACAGATATTGCTACATTTGTAAAACTACATGGTGAGGGAACAAAAGACATTGCATTAAAAGTTTCTGATATTGAAAAGACATATAAGGGAGCAATTGAGCGAGGAGCAATTGCCATTCGAGAGCCATGGTCTGAAGAAGATGAGAATGGAATTGTTAAGAAAGCGATTATTGGTACGTATGGGGACACTGTTCATACATTAGTCGAGACAGTAAATTAC
The window above is part of the Priestia megaterium genome. Proteins encoded here:
- a CDS encoding DUF1450 domain-containing protein, encoding MEYIVKFCPCNFEEELYDVKEKLQQISNVEIIEEKCLLYCGQCLVQPFALVNGKNIVSDSVNDLLSDILQHLEDTKINCSKTNLRVNCGGCGSCNYNKKQVLR
- a CDS encoding Lrp/AsnC family transcriptional regulator, which encodes MDLIDRSLLQFIQEDSRITVSELSKKLLLSQLSIRKRLQRLEKNGVIQGFTVIISPNAIGKSVKAIIQIANLKIKTQQFEEIIKGEKDILECHRITGINSYFMKTAVSSIKQLEDFTNRLSLYGKVNTSLIIASPVSHQISLPKTEYLQPIKNE